From Tripterygium wilfordii isolate XIE 37 chromosome 16, ASM1340144v1, whole genome shotgun sequence, one genomic window encodes:
- the LOC119980956 gene encoding vacuolar protein sorting-associated protein 54, chloroplastic-like isoform X2, whose translation MDLQPSPSQSGRSSTDSLGNIKSGIERTSSSSLAKSISDAGGQSLSSILNNPHSGKSGIYVSDAWVGWWSSSSSSVAVPEFSPLVSTKAASNVSRSDFNQYLSSVSEQYSRFEDIRNHSSKEGLDLDGIGGQGEALVACLREVPALYFKEDFALEDGGTFRAACPFSNVSDNLGLQEKLSHYLDVVELYLVKEISLRSNYFFEAQGQLQDLNVKIVEGCNRIQELKKTISLLDKDIVDSARQIQELNETRSNLLALQQKLRLILYVNQAVSALKLLVASADCAGALDVTDALQNLLDGDELSGLHCFRHLRHHVAASIDSINSILSVEFMRTSIHEVGDTDVVILSKTKARAIIPMNGKDDEFELDEEETSTFRDRLLPLIIGLLRTAKLPSVLRIYQDTLTADMKSAIKNAVAELLPILIARSLGLESDFIPGERTGDSADGGGSSLASKLRSLSSESFVQLLGAIFKIVEAHLVRAAEVKRSIEWIMCNLDDHYAADSVTAAIALGAAAAAETSQDGVGSPLSVLQHSTQRNASKVPSLQGKTNDVANPSNMSRNFRADVLRENTEAVFAACDAAHGRWAKLLGVRAILHPKLRLQDFLSIFNITQEFITATEKIGGRLGYSIRGTLQSQAKAFVDFQHESRMTKIRAVLDQETWAEVDVPDEFQAMINSLFCSEELISGNLDDTEANLTASGSVPIRNDGSLIADTEPLNTQHQKERTGSEMSMEDNAVVKSSPVGVTNGRNKVDAVTSLAQNTNNNLKERGKSGAQTLFYGGVNYHMVNCGLILLKMLAEYIDMNNFLPTLSSEIVHRVVETLKFFNTRTCQLVLGAGAMQVSGLKSITAKHLALASQVISFTYAIIPGEFFFLKYLR comes from the exons ATGGATCTACAACCTTCCCCATCTCAATCGGGAAGGTCGTCCACGGACTCTCTTGGCAATATCAAGAGCGGAATTGAACGTACCAGTTCTTCATCCTTGGCAAAATCAATCTCCGATGCGGGAGGCCAGAGTCTTTCCTCCATCCTTAATAATCCTCACAGTGGCAAGTCCGGTATCTATGTCTCTGACGCTTGGGTTGGCTGGTGGTCTTCCTCCTCTTCGTCTGTTGCTGTTCCTGAATTCTCTCCACTAGTATCCACCAAGGCAGCTTCCAACGTCTCCAGATCAGATTTTAATCAATATTTGTCCTCCGTTTCAGAGCAATACAGCCGCTTCGAAGACATCCGCAACCATTCGAGCAAGGAGGGTCTTGATTTGGATGGCATTGGTGGCCAGGGTGAAGCGCTTGTAGCATGCCTGCGCGAGGTGCCAGCTCTCTACTTCAAGGAAGATTTTGCATTGGAAGATGGTGGCACCTTTCGAGCGGCCTGCCCCTTCTCCAACGTATCGGACAACCTGGGGCTGCAGGAGAAGCTCTCGCATTATCTTGATGTGGTGGAGCTCTACTTGGTGAAAGAGATTTCTCTTCGGTCAAATTACTTCTTCGAGGCACAGGGACAGCTGCAGGACTTGAATGTGAAGATTGTGGAAGGGTGTAATCGAATTCAGGAGTTGAAAAAGACCATAAGCCTTCTGGATAAGGATATAGTGGACTCAGCAAGGCAAATTCAGGAACTGAACGAGACAAGGAGTAATTTGTTGGCTCTGCAGCAAAAATTAAGGCTTATTTTATATGTTAACCAGGCAGTCTCGGCTCTAAAATTG CTTGTCGCATCTGCAGATTGTGCTGGAGCTCTGGATGTAACTGATGCTTTGCAAAATCTATTG GATGGAGATGAGCTCAGTGGGCTGCATTGTTTTCGCCACCTTCGACATCACGTTGCAGCTTCTATCGATTCTATaaacag TATCCTTTCAGTAGAATTTATGCGCACTTCAATACATGAAGTCGGGGATACAGATGTGGTTATTTTATCAAAAACGAAAGCTAGGGCTATCATTCCCATGAATGGCAAAGATGACGAG TTTGAGCTGGATGAGGAAGAGACCTCTACTTTCCGAGACCGTCTTCTCCCACTCATCATTGGCCTTCTTAGAACA GCTAAGCTCCCATCTGTGTTGAGGATATATCAAGATACACTTACTGCTGATATGAAAAGTGCTATAAAGAATGCAGTTGCAGAGTTGCTTCCTATTCTCATTGCTCGATCACTGGGCCTGGAGTCAGATTTTATTCCCGGAGAACGAACAGGGGATTCTGCAGATG GTGGAGGCTCATCCCTTGCGAGCAAGTTGAGGAGCCTGTCATCTGAAAGCTTTGTTCAACTTTTGGGTGCTATTTTCAAGATTGTAGAG GCACATTTAGTGCGTGCTGCTGAAGTGAAAAGATCCATTGAGTGGATTATGTGCAACCTTGATGATCATTATGCTGCTGACTCTGTCACTGCTGCTATTGCACTtggtgctgctgctgctgcagaaACATCACAAGATGGTGTTGGTTCACCATTGTCAGTTCTCCAACATTCCACTCAGCGAAATGCTAGCAAGGTTCCTTCACTGCAGGGGAAAACAAATGATGTAGCAAATCCATCAAATATGTCTAGAAACTTCAG AGCTGATGTTTTGCGAGAGAACACAGAAGCTGTGTTTGCGGCATGTGACGCAGCTCATGGAAGATGGGCGAAGCTCCTTGGGGTCCGTGCTATTCTCCATCCTAAGTTGAGATTGCAGGACTTCTTAAGCATATTTAATATCACCCAAGAGTTTATAACTGCTACAGAGAAG ATAGGTGGAAGATTGGGATATAGCATTCGAGGCACACTGCAGTCACAGGCCAAAGCTTTTGTTGATTTCCAACATGAATCACGG ATGACAAAAATTAGGGCAGTGCTGGACCAAGAAACATGGGCTGAAGTAGACGTGCCTGATGAATTTCAGGCTATGATTAATTCACTATTTTGTTCTGAAGAGCTAATTTCTGGGAACCTAGATGATACTGAAGCTAATTTGACAGCAAGCGGCAGTGTACCCATAAGAAATGATGGTTCACTCATTGCAGATACTGAGCCACTGAATACCCAACATCAAAAGGAAAGAACTGGTTCTGAAATGTCCATGGAAGATAATGCAGTTGTGAAATCCTCTCCTGTGGGTGTGACAAACGGAAGAAATAAAGTTGATGCTGTGACATCCTTGGCTCAAAATACGAATAATAACTTAAAGGAGCGTGGAAAATCTGGTGCGCAAACCCTTTTCTATGGAGGAGTTAATTATCACATGGTAAACTG tGGCTTAATATTGCTGAAGATGTTGGCGGAGTACATTGATATGAATAATTTTCTGCCAACGTTGTCTTCTGAAATTGTTCATCGTGTTGTGGAGACTTTAAAATTCTTCAACACAAGGACTTGCCAACTTGTTCTTGGTGCTGGTGCCATGCAG